One genomic segment of Brassica napus cultivar Da-Ae chromosome A3, Da-Ae, whole genome shotgun sequence includes these proteins:
- the LOC106441076 gene encoding uncharacterized protein LOC106441076, whose translation MKSKEIYRVADLGLAICFTHSSVLSDLDHMCLPIDADRFRFNLHEVLKPTMDSGVTSICCSGFKAFCLYKFESKLIQVIYDFSWNTHHISTGLATVERDPSCQPITKTEFDIERRKVTKEAIMELISREITEYHTQLLMNSSFIYQKRQLRILKKIAEKNRPCGTPRKETCLFPDIGLYEDQLQIA comes from the exons ATGAAAAGCAAAGAGATCTATCGAGTTGCTGATCTTGGTTTGGCCATTTGCTTCACGCACAGCTCTGTCCTCTCCGATCTTGACCACATGTGCCTCCCTATTGACGCAGACAGGTTTAGGTTTAACTTACATGAGGTTTTGAAGCCAACTATGGACTCAGGGGTGACCTCTATT TGTTGCTCTGGTTTTAAAGCTTTCTGTTTGTACAAGTTTGAGTCAAAACtcatacaagttatatatgactTTTCCTGGAACACCCACCACATTTCTACAG GTTTGGCAACAGTGGAGAGGGATCCTTCGTGTCAGCCCATTACAAAGACGGAATTTGATATCGAGAGAAGAAAAGTTACTAAAGAGGCTATCATGGAGTTAATATCTAGGGAGATAACTGAGTACCATACTCAGCTGCTAATGAATTCAAGTTTTATCTATCAAAA GAGACAGTTGCGCATCTTGAAGAAAATAGCGGAAAAAAACAGGCCCTGTGGCACCCCTAGAAAAGAAACATGCCTCTTCCCAG ACATTGGACTGTACGAGGATCAACTCCAAATTGCATAA